A window of Dromiciops gliroides isolate mDroGli1 chromosome X, mDroGli1.pri, whole genome shotgun sequence contains these coding sequences:
- the LOC122733436 gene encoding PPP2R1A-PPP2R2A-interacting phosphatase regulator 1-like isoform X2, translating into MAQEKMELDLELPPGTDGGGLRRSNSAPLIHGLSDNSQIFQADMLRTRRNSTTFLNRHNLLLPSSPLRIPSSRIHQIKQEEGMDMLNRETVHEREVQTAMQISQSWEETLTLNDNDGEKSSSPRRVDFVPVSPAPSPTRGIGKQCYSPSLQTFVASNGMPPSPIPSPTRRFATRSQSPINCIRPSVLGPIKRKGEMENEDQPKRFFQGTSSSLLSPDVPSIPDMCLSSDALDGNSSSAGSSCNSPAKVSTTTDSPVSPSDSSSPFIPVDELSSK; encoded by the exons ATGGCTCAGGAGAAGATGGAGCTGGACTTGGAGCTGCCGCCGGGCACTGACGGGGGCGGCCTGCGGAGGTCCAACAGCGCGCCGCTCATCCACGGGCTCAG TGACAATTCACAGATATTCCAGGCTGATATGTTAAGAACCAGAAGGAACAGTACTACATTTTTAAACCGGCACAACCTG TTGCTACCATCCTCCCCTCTTCGAATCCCTAGTAGCCGGATTCATCAGATCAAACAG GAAGAAGGGATGGATATGCTAAACAGGGAAACCGTGCATGAACG ggaAGTTCAAACTGCAATGCAGATAAGCCAATCATGGGAAGAAACTCTAACCTTG AATGATAATGACGGAGAGAAGTCATCATCCCCAAGGCGTGTTGATTTTGTTCCAGTTTCTCCTGCCCCTTCACCCACCAGGGGAATTGGGAAG cagtGCTATTCACCTTCATTACAGACCTTCGTTGCCAGCAATGGGATGCCTCCCAGCCCCATTCCTAGTCCAACTAGACGATTTGCTAC GAGGAGTCAGAGTCCCATCAACTGTATCAGACCAAGTGTGCTAGGACccataaaaagaaaag GcgaaatggaaaatgaagatcAACCAAAGAGATTCTTTCAAGGCACCAGTAGCAGTCTGCTTTCTCCTGATGTTCCATCAATTCCTGACATGTG tCTGTCTTCAGATGCTCTTGATGGAAACAGCAGCAGTGCTGGATCTTCTTGTAACTCACCAGCTAAAGTCAGCACTACCACCGACtctcctgtgtctccctctgactCCAGCTCTCCATTTATCCCCGTAGATGAGCTTTCATCTAAGTGA
- the LOC122733436 gene encoding PPP2R1A-PPP2R2A-interacting phosphatase regulator 1-like isoform X1, whose amino-acid sequence MAQEKMELDLELPPGTDGGGLRRSNSAPLIHGLSDNSQIFQADMLRTRRNSTTFLNRHNLLLPSSPLRIPSSRIHQIKQEEGMDMLNRETVHEREVQTAMQISQSWEETLTLNDNDGEKSSSPRRVDFVPVSPAPSPTRGIGKQCYSPSLQTFVASNGMPPSPIPSPTRRFATRRSQSPINCIRPSVLGPIKRKGEMENEDQPKRFFQGTSSSLLSPDVPSIPDMCLSSDALDGNSSSAGSSCNSPAKVSTTTDSPVSPSDSSSPFIPVDELSSK is encoded by the exons ATGGCTCAGGAGAAGATGGAGCTGGACTTGGAGCTGCCGCCGGGCACTGACGGGGGCGGCCTGCGGAGGTCCAACAGCGCGCCGCTCATCCACGGGCTCAG TGACAATTCACAGATATTCCAGGCTGATATGTTAAGAACCAGAAGGAACAGTACTACATTTTTAAACCGGCACAACCTG TTGCTACCATCCTCCCCTCTTCGAATCCCTAGTAGCCGGATTCATCAGATCAAACAG GAAGAAGGGATGGATATGCTAAACAGGGAAACCGTGCATGAACG ggaAGTTCAAACTGCAATGCAGATAAGCCAATCATGGGAAGAAACTCTAACCTTG AATGATAATGACGGAGAGAAGTCATCATCCCCAAGGCGTGTTGATTTTGTTCCAGTTTCTCCTGCCCCTTCACCCACCAGGGGAATTGGGAAG cagtGCTATTCACCTTCATTACAGACCTTCGTTGCCAGCAATGGGATGCCTCCCAGCCCCATTCCTAGTCCAACTAGACGATTTGCTAC CAGGAGGAGTCAGAGTCCCATCAACTGTATCAGACCAAGTGTGCTAGGACccataaaaagaaaag GcgaaatggaaaatgaagatcAACCAAAGAGATTCTTTCAAGGCACCAGTAGCAGTCTGCTTTCTCCTGATGTTCCATCAATTCCTGACATGTG tCTGTCTTCAGATGCTCTTGATGGAAACAGCAGCAGTGCTGGATCTTCTTGTAACTCACCAGCTAAAGTCAGCACTACCACCGACtctcctgtgtctccctctgactCCAGCTCTCCATTTATCCCCGTAGATGAGCTTTCATCTAAGTGA
- the LOC122733436 gene encoding P2R1A-PPP2R2A-interacting phosphatase regulator 1-like isoform X3: MAQEKMELDLELPPGTDGGGLRRSNSAPLIHGLSDNSQIFQADMLRTRRNSTTFLNRHNLLLPSSPLRIPSSRIHQIKQEEGMDMLNRETVHEREVQTAMQISQSWEETLTLNDNDGEKSSSPRRVDFVPVSPAPSPTRGIGKQCYSPSLQTFVASNGMPPSPIPSPTRRFATRRSQSPINCIRPSVLGPIKRKGEMENEDQPKRFFQGTSSSLLSPDVPSIPDMCNTTSETPMLCSFSEPPPSGPPDPDYSNNEAPYQDFSMDIVCVQQSEET; encoded by the exons ATGGCTCAGGAGAAGATGGAGCTGGACTTGGAGCTGCCGCCGGGCACTGACGGGGGCGGCCTGCGGAGGTCCAACAGCGCGCCGCTCATCCACGGGCTCAG TGACAATTCACAGATATTCCAGGCTGATATGTTAAGAACCAGAAGGAACAGTACTACATTTTTAAACCGGCACAACCTG TTGCTACCATCCTCCCCTCTTCGAATCCCTAGTAGCCGGATTCATCAGATCAAACAG GAAGAAGGGATGGATATGCTAAACAGGGAAACCGTGCATGAACG ggaAGTTCAAACTGCAATGCAGATAAGCCAATCATGGGAAGAAACTCTAACCTTG AATGATAATGACGGAGAGAAGTCATCATCCCCAAGGCGTGTTGATTTTGTTCCAGTTTCTCCTGCCCCTTCACCCACCAGGGGAATTGGGAAG cagtGCTATTCACCTTCATTACAGACCTTCGTTGCCAGCAATGGGATGCCTCCCAGCCCCATTCCTAGTCCAACTAGACGATTTGCTAC CAGGAGGAGTCAGAGTCCCATCAACTGTATCAGACCAAGTGTGCTAGGACccataaaaagaaaag GcgaaatggaaaatgaagatcAACCAAAGAGATTCTTTCAAGGCACCAGTAGCAGTCTGCTTTCTCCTGATGTTCCATCAATTCCTGACATGTG cAACACGACTTCTGAAACACCAATGCTTTGTAGCTTTTCTGAGCCGCCTCCTAGCGGACCACCAGATCCTGATTATTCG AACAATGAGGCTCCCTATCAAGACTTCTCAATGGATATTGTTTGTGTTCAGCAGTCAGAAGAAActtaa
- the LOC122733436 gene encoding P2R1A-PPP2R2A-interacting phosphatase regulator 1-like isoform X5, whose amino-acid sequence MAQEKMELDLELPPGTDGGGLRRSNSAPLIHGLSDNSQIFQADMLRTRRNSTTFLNRHNLLLPSSPLRIPSSRIHQIKQEEGMDMLNRETVHEREVQTAMQISQSWEETLTLNDNDGEKSSSPRRVDFVPVSPAPSPTRGIGKQCYSPSLQTFVASNGMPPSPIPSPTRRFATRRSQSPINCIRPSVLGPIKRKGEMENEDQPKRFFQGTSSSLLSPDVPSIPDMCNTTSETPMLCSFSEPPPSGPPDPDYSVWL is encoded by the exons ATGGCTCAGGAGAAGATGGAGCTGGACTTGGAGCTGCCGCCGGGCACTGACGGGGGCGGCCTGCGGAGGTCCAACAGCGCGCCGCTCATCCACGGGCTCAG TGACAATTCACAGATATTCCAGGCTGATATGTTAAGAACCAGAAGGAACAGTACTACATTTTTAAACCGGCACAACCTG TTGCTACCATCCTCCCCTCTTCGAATCCCTAGTAGCCGGATTCATCAGATCAAACAG GAAGAAGGGATGGATATGCTAAACAGGGAAACCGTGCATGAACG ggaAGTTCAAACTGCAATGCAGATAAGCCAATCATGGGAAGAAACTCTAACCTTG AATGATAATGACGGAGAGAAGTCATCATCCCCAAGGCGTGTTGATTTTGTTCCAGTTTCTCCTGCCCCTTCACCCACCAGGGGAATTGGGAAG cagtGCTATTCACCTTCATTACAGACCTTCGTTGCCAGCAATGGGATGCCTCCCAGCCCCATTCCTAGTCCAACTAGACGATTTGCTAC CAGGAGGAGTCAGAGTCCCATCAACTGTATCAGACCAAGTGTGCTAGGACccataaaaagaaaag GcgaaatggaaaatgaagatcAACCAAAGAGATTCTTTCAAGGCACCAGTAGCAGTCTGCTTTCTCCTGATGTTCCATCAATTCCTGACATGTG cAACACGACTTCTGAAACACCAATGCTTTGTAGCTTTTCTGAGCCGCCTCCTAGCGGACCACCAGATCCTGATTATTCG
- the LOC122733436 gene encoding P2R1A-PPP2R2A-interacting phosphatase regulator 1-like isoform X4, with translation MAQEKMELDLELPPGTDGGGLRRSNSAPLIHGLSDNSQIFQADMLRTRRNSTTFLNRHNLLLPSSPLRIPSSRIHQIKQEEGMDMLNRETVHEREVQTAMQISQSWEETLTLNDNDGEKSSSPRRVDFVPVSPAPSPTRGIGKQCYSPSLQTFVASNGMPPSPIPSPTRRFATRRSQSPINCIRPSVLGPIKRKGEMENEDQPKRFFQGTSSSLLSPDVPSIPDMCNTTSETPMLCSFSEPPPSGPPDPDYSMVVSSP, from the exons ATGGCTCAGGAGAAGATGGAGCTGGACTTGGAGCTGCCGCCGGGCACTGACGGGGGCGGCCTGCGGAGGTCCAACAGCGCGCCGCTCATCCACGGGCTCAG TGACAATTCACAGATATTCCAGGCTGATATGTTAAGAACCAGAAGGAACAGTACTACATTTTTAAACCGGCACAACCTG TTGCTACCATCCTCCCCTCTTCGAATCCCTAGTAGCCGGATTCATCAGATCAAACAG GAAGAAGGGATGGATATGCTAAACAGGGAAACCGTGCATGAACG ggaAGTTCAAACTGCAATGCAGATAAGCCAATCATGGGAAGAAACTCTAACCTTG AATGATAATGACGGAGAGAAGTCATCATCCCCAAGGCGTGTTGATTTTGTTCCAGTTTCTCCTGCCCCTTCACCCACCAGGGGAATTGGGAAG cagtGCTATTCACCTTCATTACAGACCTTCGTTGCCAGCAATGGGATGCCTCCCAGCCCCATTCCTAGTCCAACTAGACGATTTGCTAC CAGGAGGAGTCAGAGTCCCATCAACTGTATCAGACCAAGTGTGCTAGGACccataaaaagaaaag GcgaaatggaaaatgaagatcAACCAAAGAGATTCTTTCAAGGCACCAGTAGCAGTCTGCTTTCTCCTGATGTTCCATCAATTCCTGACATGTG cAACACGACTTCTGAAACACCAATGCTTTGTAGCTTTTCTGAGCCGCCTCCTAGCGGACCACCAGATCCTGATTATTCG